CGCAACGCTCGCCGCGTCGGGCAGCGATCAGGCCGGATTGACCGCCGCGGTCTTCGACGGAGGCGTGGAGTTCACCGAGTCAGCGGGCGCGACGGCAGGGCGGCCGGCTTCCCGGCGTACCGGACGTTCGCAGCGGTTGTCGCTCGCCGTCAAGGGGCAGCTCGACATGATCGACGCGGCGCTCTTCGAGCGGGACGTGACGTTCAAGAGCCAGAACATGACCGGCACGGCCGATATCGGCGAGTATCGCGCCGGCCAGGCGGAGTTGGAGCTGCGGCCCGGCGGCGCGTCCGGCCGCCGGGCGCGCGTGGAGGACGGTCAGGTCATCGTCGAAGCGCTCGAGCGCATCGTCGTCGATCTGGACTCGAACGACCTCTATGCCAGGCGCGGTGTGACGACGGTGAGCCGGAGCGCCGGGGCTGGACGTCGCAGCGCCATGTTCGACGCGAGCCAGCCGCTCTACGGGACCGGTGCAGAGTTCTGGTACGAGGCCGGCGCCGAGCGATTTCGCTACGCGGGCGACGCTGCGGCCCGCGCGCAACTCAAGCAGAGCGACGACAGCTTCGTCCTCGGCCGGGACATCGTCTTCCTTCAGCCCGCCCAGGATCTCAGCGCGACAGGGCAGGTCGAGTCGGTATTCGCGATCGCGAGCGGCACGTCGACGACCTCGACGCGTTATCGCGCGACGGCGGCCACTTTTCATTACGAGGACGAGAAGCGTACGGTGACGTATACCGGCGCGCCGGCCACACTCAAGAGCCACGAGGACGAGACCGTGGCGGCGGAGATCGTGCTGACGCTGACCGGGGAGGGGCGCACGCTCGAGCGGCTGGAGGCGACCGGCAACGTTCGGACGAGCGTCGAGCAGGGGCGGCAGGCGCTGGGCGATCGGCTGCTCTACGACGCGGTCGCCGACGTCTATCGGCTGTGGGGCAAGCCGCTGACGTTGTGGACGCGCGATGCGGACGGCACCTGTACGAGCCAGACCGGCAACTTCGTGCGCATCGGCCGTGACGTCCGCGCGCCGGAGTTCCCGGTCGCCGACAATCCCGCGGGGGCGACGTCCACGTCCAAGCAGGCCTGTCCGGCCTTTCTGGCGGCCGGCAAGTGATGTCGGCATCGACGCTCAGGACTGAAGGCCTGACCAAGTCGTACGGCGGCCGTACGGTCGTGCGGAACGTGGACCTCGAGCTGTCGTCGGGCGAAGTCGTCGGCCTGCTCGGCCCGAACGGCGCCGGCAAGACGACGACGTTCGCCATGGTCGTCGGGCTGACCGGACCCGACGCGGGCCGCGTGCTCCTCGACGGGCAGGACGTCACGGCCGATCCGATGTACGTGCGCGCGCGCAAGGGCATCGGGTACCTGCCGCAGGAGCCGTCCGTCTTCCGAGGGTTGACGGTCCAGGAGAACATCCTGGCGATCCTGGAGACGCTGCCGCTCGACGCCGCGACGCGGCAAGCGCGGCTCAAGGAACTGCTGCAGGAACTGGGCTTGACGCCGCTCGCGCGCGCCAAGGCCTACACGCTCTCGGGTGGCGAGCGCCGGCGCGTCGAGATCACCCGCGCGCTCGTCAACCGGCCGAAGTTCATCCTGCTCGACGAGCCGTTCGCCGGCATCGATCCCATCGCCGTCGCCGACATCCAGAAGATTGTGGTACATCTCAAGGACCGGGGCATCGGCGTCCTCGTGACGGATCACAACGTGCGTGAGACGCTGAAGATGACCGATCGGGCGTACATCGTTCACGACGGCGTGATCTTCAGGAGCGGGACCCCGTCGGGCCTGGCCGCCGACGAGGACGTGAAGAGAATTTACCTCGGAGCGGAATTCCGGCTGGACTAAGATTGAGCTGACACCGACGAACGGCATCCATGGCGATTCAGCAGAAACTCCACGCGCGGCTCGTTCAGAAGCTCATCCTGACGCCGTCGCTGCAGCAGGCGATCAAGCTGCTGCCGATGACGACGATCGAGCTGTCCGAGCTGCTGAACCAGGAGATGACCGAGAATCCGCTCCTCGAAGAGGTGCCGGTCGAGGATCCCGCGCAGGACCTGCAAACGGCCGCCGATCAGCCCGAGCCGGAGAAGAAGGACGAGCGGAAAGACGACCCGTGGGACGACCAGGACTACGAGTACTTCTTCGGTGAGTACCTCGACGACGGCTATCGGCCGCGGCAGCCGCAGGAAGTCAAAGAGCTGCCGCCGATCGAGAACACGCTGTCGAGCAAGGGCTCGCTGGCCGATCATCTGATGTGGCAGCTCAGCCTGCAGGCGAGCGATCCCGAGATTCGCGAGATCGGCACGGCGATCGTCGGCAACATCGACGACGACGGCTATCTGGTGGCGTCGGTCAACGAGATTGCCGCGCTCGGCGACTGGGACGCCGCCGCCGTGGAACGCGCGCTCGAGCACGTGCAGGCGTTCGATCCGGTTGGCGTGGGCGCGCGCGATCTGCAAGAGTGTCTGCTGCTGCAGATCAAGCACCTCGGTCTCGCCGGCTCGCCGGTCGAAACCATCATCCGGGACCATCTCCGTCTCCTGCAGAATCACAAGATCCCGGAGCTCGCGCGCGTGCTCGGCATGGAGCCGGAGGAAGTCAAACAGCACATCGAGGTCATCAAGCGGCTCGATCCGAAGCCGGGATCCCGCTACAGTCCGACCGACTCGCAGTACGTGATTCCGGACGTCTACGTCATCAAGACCGACGACGGGTATCGTGCCGTGCTGAACGAGGACGGCCTCCCGCAGTTGCGGATCAGCCCGGTCTACCGCCGGCTGCTCGACAAGGGCGGGGAAGTCTCCGACGAGACGCGGGCCTACGTGAAGGACAAGTTCCGTGCGGCGCTGTGGCTCCTGAAGTCCGTGGACCAGCGGCAGAAGACGATTCTCAAGGTCGCGACGAGCCTCATCAACTTCCAGCGCGCGTTCCTCGACCACGGCATCGAGCACCTCCGCCCGCTGGTGCTGCGCGACGTGGCGAACGACATCGGCATGCACGAATCGACCGTCTCGCGCGTCGTGAACAACAAGTACATGCACACGCCGCAGGGCGTGTACGAGCTGAAGTTCTTCTTCCACAGCGGGATCAGCAGCTCCTACGGCGAGAACGTGTCGTCGGTCACGATCAAGCAGCGCATCAAGAAGATCGTCGGCGCCGAGGACGTCCGCCGTCCGCTGAGCGACTCGAAGATCATGAGCATCCTGCAGAAGGAGGGGCTCGTGCTGGCGCGCCGCACCATCGCCAAGTACCGCGAGGAACTGAAGATCCCGACGTCCAATCAGCGCAAGATGCTCTACTGATCGACCCGCAGCGGCAGACACATGACGTTCACGATTACCGGCCGGCACCTGAAGGTGTCCGAGCCCGCCCGGACAGAAATCCGTCAGAAGATGCGCGCGCTCGAGCGCGTGCTGAACGACAACGCCGTGTCCGCGACCTGCGTGCTCCTGCAGGAGCGGCAGATGGTCGTCTGCGAGCTGAGCGTGCACGCGCGCGGAGGCCACCGGCTGCACGCGGTCGGCCGCCACGCGCTCGTCGTCGGCGCCGCGGCCGCCGCCGTGGACAAGCTCGTGCCCCAAGCCAGGCGGCTCACGGAGCGCTGGAAGGCCAAGCGTCGTGATCGCACCGCGCAGCCGGTGGCCGAGAAGCCGGCGCCTGAGCCGGCGTTGCCGCCGGTGACCGTGCCGAAGGTCGTCCGCTCGCGCGGCTACACCGCGCGGCCGCTGACCGTCGCGGACGCGGCGCTCGAGCTGGCGTCGAGCCAGGCGCCGGTGCTCGTGTTCCGTCACGCGACGTCCGACAGCCTCGCCGTGCTCTTCCGCCGTGCAGACGGCGCGTTCGGACTGATCGAGACGACCGGCGTCTGATATGGCCCGGGCAGCGACCGCCGCGACCCGCCGGCGGGCGCCGGCAATCGCCAGACGCCGCCCGTCGCCCAAGGCGGCCGGGCCGCGCGCGTCGTTCGTGGTCGTGACCGGCCTGTCTGGCGCGGGCAAGTCTCACGCCATCCGTGCGCTCGAGGACCTCGGTTATCTCTGCGTCGACAACCTGCCGGTTGCACTCGTGCCGACGTTCGCGGACCTGACGCTGCACGCGCCCGAAGGCGAACGGCGCGCGGCGGTCGTCATCGATGTCCGCGAGGGCCAGGGCCTCTCGAGGTTCCCGGCGCTCTACCGCCAACTGAAGCGTTCGGCCCCAGGCGCCGTGCGGCTCGTGTTCCTCGACGCGGCCGAGAGCGCGCTCTTGCGCCGCTTCAGCGAGACGCGCCGCCCGCATCCGTTGGCGCTCAACCGGACCGTAGCCGAGGGCCTCGCGGAAGAGCGCCGCCTGCTCGAGCCGATTCGCCGGCTCGCCGACCAGGTGCTCGACACGAGCAGCCTCACCGTCCACGAGCTGCGACGCCGGATCCGGGAAACGGTCGGCGGCACGCGCACGATCTCGCCGCTCGTCGTCACGGTGCTGAGCTTCGGGTTCCGCCACGGTGTGCCCGAGGATGCCGATCTCGTCTTCGACGTGCGTTTCCTGCCGAACCCGCACTTCGTGCGGGCGCTGCGGCCGCGCACCGGCCGTCATGCCGGCGTGAGGCAGTACGTGCTCGAGACGCCGCAAAGCCGCCGGTTCCTGCGGCTCACGGTCGACCTGCTGCGATTCCTGATTCCGCAGTACATCCACGAGGGCAAGGCCTACCTCACGATCGCCGTCGGGTGCACCGGCGGCCGCCACCGATCGGTCGCGATCGCCGAGGCGATCGTCGGGCGGCTCAAGCATCTGCGCGGCACGCAGTTTCGCGTGCGGCACCGCGACGTCGACGAGAGCTGACGCCGCCATCGATTCACAGGAGCCGGAGATGGACAATGTCGTACGGGTCGAGAAGCCGTGGGGCTACGAGCTGCGCTGGGCGAAGACCGACCGCTATGTCGGCAAGATCATCCACATCGACAAGGGGCACGCCCTGAGCCTGCAGTACCACAACGTGAAGGACGAGACGATCTACCTCTGGTCCGGCAGGATGCTGTTCGAGCTCGACGTGAACGGGACGCTGACCAGACGGGAGATGTCGCCCGGCGACTGCGTGCACGTCACGCCGCCGACGATCCACCGCATGACGGCGATCGAGGACTGCGACGTGTTCGAGGTCTCCACGCCCGAACTCGACGACGTCGTTCGGCTCGAGGATCGTTACGGCAGGGGCGACCGATAAGTCGAATCAGCGGGGCACCGGATCATCGGGATGTCGACGATCCGATGTCCCGATCCTTCGATGCGATGATCCGATATCCCGATGCTAGAAGGGAATGTCGTCGTCGCTCGGCGCGTCGATCGGCGCTTCCGGCTCGTGATCGGCCGTCGCACCACCGTGCTGACGCTCGCGCGATCCGCGGCCCATGCCGCCGCCCGTGCCGCCCCCACCGCTGCTGAGCAGCACGACGCGGTCTGCGCGGATCTCGGTCGTGCGTGCCTGCTTGCCGTCCTTGTCGGTCCACTCGCGCGTCTGAATCCGCCCCTCGACGTAGATCTGCTTGCCCTTCGTCAGGTACTCGTGGAGCGACTCGGCCGTCTTTCCCCAGATGACGACGCGATGCCACTGGGTGTCCTCTTTCTTCTGGCCTTCCCGATCCGTGTAGCGCTCCGTCGTGGCCAGACTCACGGTCGCGACCGGCGTGCCGCCGGCGGTGAA
The genomic region above belongs to Acidobacteriota bacterium and contains:
- the lptB gene encoding LPS export ABC transporter ATP-binding protein translates to MSASTLRTEGLTKSYGGRTVVRNVDLELSSGEVVGLLGPNGAGKTTTFAMVVGLTGPDAGRVLLDGQDVTADPMYVRARKGIGYLPQEPSVFRGLTVQENILAILETLPLDAATRQARLKELLQELGLTPLARAKAYTLSGGERRRVEITRALVNRPKFILLDEPFAGIDPIAVADIQKIVVHLKDRGIGVLVTDHNVRETLKMTDRAYIVHDGVIFRSGTPSGLAADEDVKRIYLGAEFRLD
- the rpoN gene encoding RNA polymerase factor sigma-54, with the translated sequence MAIQQKLHARLVQKLILTPSLQQAIKLLPMTTIELSELLNQEMTENPLLEEVPVEDPAQDLQTAADQPEPEKKDERKDDPWDDQDYEYFFGEYLDDGYRPRQPQEVKELPPIENTLSSKGSLADHLMWQLSLQASDPEIREIGTAIVGNIDDDGYLVASVNEIAALGDWDAAAVERALEHVQAFDPVGVGARDLQECLLLQIKHLGLAGSPVETIIRDHLRLLQNHKIPELARVLGMEPEEVKQHIEVIKRLDPKPGSRYSPTDSQYVIPDVYVIKTDDGYRAVLNEDGLPQLRISPVYRRLLDKGGEVSDETRAYVKDKFRAALWLLKSVDQRQKTILKVATSLINFQRAFLDHGIEHLRPLVLRDVANDIGMHESTVSRVVNNKYMHTPQGVYELKFFFHSGISSSYGENVSSVTIKQRIKKIVGAEDVRRPLSDSKIMSILQKEGLVLARRTIAKYREELKIPTSNQRKMLY
- a CDS encoding HPF/RaiA family ribosome-associated protein produces the protein MTFTITGRHLKVSEPARTEIRQKMRALERVLNDNAVSATCVLLQERQMVVCELSVHARGGHRLHAVGRHALVVGAAAAAVDKLVPQARRLTERWKAKRRDRTAQPVAEKPAPEPALPPVTVPKVVRSRGYTARPLTVADAALELASSQAPVLVFRHATSDSLAVLFRRADGAFGLIETTGV
- the rapZ gene encoding RNase adapter RapZ, coding for MARAATAATRRRAPAIARRRPSPKAAGPRASFVVVTGLSGAGKSHAIRALEDLGYLCVDNLPVALVPTFADLTLHAPEGERRAAVVIDVREGQGLSRFPALYRQLKRSAPGAVRLVFLDAAESALLRRFSETRRPHPLALNRTVAEGLAEERRLLEPIRRLADQVLDTSSLTVHELRRRIRETVGGTRTISPLVVTVLSFGFRHGVPEDADLVFDVRFLPNPHFVRALRPRTGRHAGVRQYVLETPQSRRFLRLTVDLLRFLIPQYIHEGKAYLTIAVGCTGGRHRSVAIAEAIVGRLKHLRGTQFRVRHRDVDES
- a CDS encoding cupin domain-containing protein, with translation MDNVVRVEKPWGYELRWAKTDRYVGKIIHIDKGHALSLQYHNVKDETIYLWSGRMLFELDVNGTLTRREMSPGDCVHVTPPTIHRMTAIEDCDVFEVSTPELDDVVRLEDRYGRGDR
- a CDS encoding single-stranded DNA-binding protein, with protein sequence MGSVNKAILVGNLGRDAEMRFTAGGTPVATVSLATTERYTDREGQKKEDTQWHRVVIWGKTAESLHEYLTKGKQIYVEGRIQTREWTDKDGKQARTTEIRADRVVLLSSGGGGTGGGMGRGSRERQHGGATADHEPEAPIDAPSDDDIPF